One part of the Brassica napus cultivar Da-Ae unplaced genomic scaffold, Da-Ae ScsIHWf_2729;HRSCAF=3495, whole genome shotgun sequence genome encodes these proteins:
- the LOC125602062 gene encoding 5'-adenylylsulfate reductase-like 5, which yields MDLRVPILFFFLSTICFPSVLASSSPVDFSVCNHEFELFRFDLDSKCPSSLHPAPPIQVDGETLDRLMGLNYDGNGYMSVLFYASWCPFSRVVRPKFDMLSSMFPQIQHLAVEHSQALPSVFSRYGIHSLPSILIVNRTSKARYHGQKDLTSLIEFYEESTGLKPVQYVAEAEPTTSLDSTDGNLITWLRKGTSISEIFRQDPFLVLSLLFICLQMAILVFPIAESRMKALWASYVSNLNLERFGEISQLFSRALHMVDVRRLWLKLRLVKTRNFHERAMNAQAWASSLASVSLGQTSSDQS from the exons ATGGATTTGCGGGTTccgattctcttcttcttcttgagtaCAATATGCTTTCCTTCTGTCTTGGCTTCATCTTCCCCTGTGGACTTTTCCGTCTGCAATCACGAATTCGAGCTCTTCCGCTTCGATTTAGACTCCAAATGTCCTTCTTCTCTCCATCCAGCTCCTCCTATCCAG GTAGATGGAGAGACACTTGACAGGTTAATGGGTTTGAACTATGATGGGAATGGTTATATGTCTGTTCTCTTTTATGCTTCCTGGTGCCCTTTCTCACGTGTTGTGCGTCCTAAGTTTGATATGTTGAGTTCCATGTTCCCTCAAATACAGCACTTAGCTGTCGAGCATTCTCAAGCACTCCCATC TGTGTTTTCAAGGTATGGTATCCACAGCTTACCTTCAATCCTGATTGTTAATCGAACTTCAAAGGCACGTTACCATGGTCAAAAGGATCTTACATCCCTCATTGAGTTTTATGAGGAATCTACAG GTCTCAAGCCTGTCCAGTACGTGGCAGAAGCTGAACCAACAACCAGCTTAGACTCCACCGATGGTAACCTGATCACATGGTTACGCAAAGGGACATCGATCAGTGAAATATTCAGACAAGATCCGTTCTTGGTTCTATCTCTGCTGTTTATCTGTTTACAAATGGCAATCCTCGTCTTCCCCATAGCAGAATCACGAATGAAAGCGTTGTGGGCTTCTTACGTTTCCAATCTAAACCTGgaaaggtttggagagattagTCAACTGTTCAGCCGTGCTCTCCACATGGTCGATGTGAGGAGGCTATGGTTGAAACTTAGACTCGTCAAAACAAGGAACTTTCATGAAAGAGCAATGAACGCTCAAGCCTGGGCGTCATCGCTTGCATCTGTGTCTCTTGGCCAAACTTCATCAGACCAATCCTGA